A DNA window from Pyrus communis chromosome 3, drPyrComm1.1, whole genome shotgun sequence contains the following coding sequences:
- the LOC137727470 gene encoding protein NRT1/ PTR FAMILY 4.2-like produces the protein MSIERDVFQKESDDDRYFDWKGREADPRKHGGTRAAAFACVVEVLTNMVFLANASNFVRYFLLSMHYPHATAANMVTNFIGTSFLLSILGGFISDSLFTRFTTLIISSIIELLGLILLRIQAQHAKFRPASGATPSRSQAAILYTGLYVVATGVGGINASLPAHGADQLDHCNQRLISTYFNWFFFSLCLGGLLSCTVMVWVEENKGWNSSFTITSIALSLALSIFISGSPFYRHKRPGGSALTRIFKVLASTVRNWKASPEERVLENQYAVSAINSNGVNVRSHNKYKFLDKALIDSTVSAAQVKETKTFIGLLPIFASTIMMNCCLAQLQTYSVVQGSTMNRKLHNFEIPVQSLTVLPLSVMLASIPLYERFRRILGDKNSAKSHIFQPLWRIGVGLALASVSMAVAAIVESQRRKVAHKNVTLSFFWLGWQYLFLGVSDMLTLGGMLEFFYSEAPDSMRSMSTSLSWCSTSMGYFLSSVLVSIANSLSGRFGKEWLGGADVNHSRLDLFYTLLCILNTLNVLNYLYWARKY, from the exons ATGAGTATAGAAAGAGATGTCTTTCAGAAAGAAAGTGATGATGACCGATATTTTGACTGGAAAGGAAGAGAGGCAGATCCTCGAAAGCACGGTGGAACCAGAGCTGCTGCCTTTGCATGTG TTGTGGAGGTGTTGACAAACATGGTGTTTTTAGCCAATGCCAGTAACTTTGTGAGATACTTCTTGTTGTCAATGCATTACCCACATGCTACAGCAGCAAATATGGTGACGAATTTTATTGGAACCTCCTTTTTGCTCTCCATACTGGGAGGATTTATCAGTGACTCACTCTTCACAAGATTCACAACCTTAATCATCTCTTCTATCATAGAGTTGCTG GGATTAATTTTGCTGAGAATCCAAGCTCAGCACGCAAAATTTCGACCAGCATCGGGTGCTACGCCTTCTCGGTCTCAAGCAGCCATTCTATACACTGGCCTTTATGTCGTTGCTACCGGTGTAGGTGGAATCAATGCGTCCTTACCTGCACACGGTGCTGATCAGCTTGATCACTGCAATCAGAGACTCATCTCTACCTACTTCAAttggtttttcttttccctGTGCCTTGGGGGCCTCCTAAGCTGTACTGTTATGGTTTGGGTGGAAGAGAACAAGGGCTGGAATTCGAGCTTTACTATTACAAGTATAGCCTTGAGTTTGGcactttcaattttcatcagtGGGAGTCCATTTTATCGACACAAACGTCCTGGAGGAAGCGCATTGACAAGAATCTTTAAG GTTCTTGCTTCTACAGTTCGAAACTGGAAGGCCTCACCCGAAGAGAGAGTATTGGAGAACCAGTATGCAGTATCTGCAATCAATTCGAACGGAGTTAATGTGCGATCCCATAACAAGTATAA GTTCTTAGACAAAGCACTAATTGATAGCACAGTCAGTGCAGCTCAAGTTAAGGAAACAAAAACTTTTATAGGCCTTCTACCCATCTTTGCAAGCACAATCATGATGAATTGCTGCCTAGCCCAACTTCAGACATACTCAGTGGTACAAGGGAGCACAATGAACCGAAAACTACACAATTTCGAAATCCCAGTTCAGTCATTAACCGTACTCCCCCTCTCCGTTATGCTTGCTTCTATTCCCTTATATGAACGATTCCGAAGAATCTTAGGAGACAAAAACTCAGCAAAAAGTCACATCTTCCAACCACTTTGGAGGATTGGAGTAGGGCTAGCACTAGCATCTGTATCAATGGCTGTAGCTGCCATAGTTGAATCTCAGAGACGTAAGGTGGCTCATAAAAATGTCACATTGTCTTTCTTCTGGCTTGGCTGGCAATACCTCTTCCTTGGAGTCTCAGACATGCTCACTCTTGGAGGAATGCTCGAGTTCTTTTATTCGGAAGCGCCTGATAGCATGAGAAGCATGTCCACTTCATTGTCATGGTGCTCAACATCAATGGGTTACTTTTTGAGCTCAGTTCTGGTGTCCATAGCAAATTCATTGAGTGGAAGATTTGGTAAAGAGTGGCTTGGAGGAGCTGATGTGAATCATTCACGTTTGGATCTGTTTTACACACTTCTCTGCATTCTCAACACTCTCAATGTTCTTAATTA